Proteins found in one Williamwhitmania taraxaci genomic segment:
- a CDS encoding transposase, with protein DAAVTKRRLRNHVMHKAAKNRPLTKREQECNKLISKVRYQVERTFGSIRRWFGGGTARYVGLQKMHTQHLMEAMAYNLYRSPRIAMYINEK; from the coding sequence GATGCGGCAGTAACCAAACGAAGGTTGCGCAACCACGTGATGCACAAGGCTGCAAAGAATCGCCCGCTCACAAAACGGGAGCAGGAGTGCAACAAGCTCATCAGCAAAGTAAGGTATCAGGTAGAGCGAACCTTTGGATCAATCCGGCGCTGGTTTGGGGGAGGTACTGCGCGGTATGTGGGGCTACAGAAAATGCATACGCAGCACCTGATGGAAGCAATGGCATACAACCTTTACCGATCACCTAGGATAGCTATGTACATAAACGAAAAATAG